A window from Aquabacterium sp. NJ1 encodes these proteins:
- a CDS encoding DUF2256 domain-containing protein translates to MRMIKKGDLPQKPCLHCGRPFAWRKKWAKVWDEVRYCSERCRLNKKPSSAPSSP, encoded by the coding sequence ATGCGCATGATCAAGAAAGGCGATTTGCCTCAGAAGCCTTGCCTTCACTGTGGGCGCCCCTTTGCCTGGCGAAAGAAGTGGGCCAAGGTCTGGGATGAGGTGCGTTATTGCTCCGAGCGATGCCGTCTCAACAAGAAGCCCTCATCCGCGCCATCCTCGCCATGA
- a CDS encoding cryptochrome/deoxyribodipyrimidine photo-lyase family protein, translating into MPSALVWFKRDLRTPDHAALRAAQRFADGGPVRCVYVIEPGLWQQPDASAQHWGFVRECLADLEAALSELGGELWVMAGEVTAVLARIHQVEPFLALFSHEETGNAYTYARDVAVGHWCRAHGIAWQERPQFGVVRRLRDRDLWHRHWHGFMNKAPLAVRPFAATPATAAVKPDASGLKQLVHLPAERWPSASQLGLAPEEPPARQRGGRREALAILDDFLHDRCGQYRGGISSPLSAPTACSRLSPYLAHGCLSIREVVQATQARLNDLEDEASLPWAARQRSGLSAFMSRLHWHCHFIQKLESEPELEWRNLHRGYDQLREPDFNARHFEALMQGRTGWPLVDACVAMLRHTGWLNFRMRAMLVSVAAYPLWLHWRPVGEWLARQFLDYEPGIHWSQLQMQSGTTGINTTRVYNPIKQARDHDPQGHFVRHWLPVMRRVPPEWLFEPWLMPETVQTRCGLRVGEDIPVPLVDLAVATRAAKTSVHALRVRPEIRAAVGEIVHKHGSRMHRDGTRSRATPRPVRREADTAAAASHGSPQLTLDF; encoded by the coding sequence ATGCCCTCTGCACTTGTCTGGTTCAAGCGCGACCTCCGCACACCCGATCACGCCGCCTTGCGTGCGGCGCAGCGGTTCGCGGATGGCGGCCCCGTTCGTTGTGTGTACGTGATCGAGCCCGGCCTGTGGCAGCAGCCGGACGCGTCGGCACAGCACTGGGGCTTCGTGCGCGAGTGTCTGGCCGACCTGGAGGCCGCGCTGAGCGAGCTGGGCGGCGAACTGTGGGTGATGGCCGGCGAGGTCACCGCCGTGCTGGCGCGCATCCACCAGGTTGAGCCTTTCCTGGCACTGTTCTCGCACGAGGAAACGGGCAATGCCTACACGTACGCCAGGGACGTGGCGGTGGGTCATTGGTGTCGAGCGCACGGCATCGCGTGGCAAGAGCGGCCTCAGTTTGGCGTGGTGCGCCGCCTTCGCGACCGCGACCTGTGGCACCGCCATTGGCACGGCTTCATGAACAAGGCGCCGCTGGCTGTGCGGCCCTTCGCTGCCACACCGGCCACCGCGGCTGTCAAGCCAGATGCCTCAGGGCTCAAGCAGCTTGTTCACCTGCCGGCCGAGCGGTGGCCGAGTGCCAGCCAGTTGGGCCTTGCGCCAGAGGAGCCGCCTGCTCGCCAACGTGGCGGGCGCCGCGAGGCCCTGGCGATCCTGGATGACTTCCTGCACGACCGTTGCGGCCAGTACCGCGGCGGCATTTCTTCGCCACTGTCCGCGCCAACGGCCTGTTCGCGGCTGTCCCCCTACCTCGCCCACGGCTGCTTGAGCATCCGGGAAGTGGTGCAGGCCACGCAGGCGCGCTTGAATGATCTGGAAGACGAGGCCTCCCTGCCTTGGGCGGCGCGCCAGCGTTCGGGGCTCAGCGCCTTCATGAGCCGCCTGCACTGGCACTGCCATTTCATCCAGAAGCTGGAGAGCGAACCCGAGCTCGAGTGGCGCAACCTGCACCGCGGTTACGACCAATTGCGCGAACCCGACTTCAACGCCCGGCATTTCGAGGCCCTCATGCAGGGGCGCACGGGCTGGCCACTCGTAGACGCCTGCGTGGCGATGCTGCGCCACACCGGCTGGCTCAACTTCCGCATGCGGGCCATGCTGGTGTCGGTGGCGGCCTACCCGCTGTGGCTGCACTGGCGGCCCGTGGGCGAGTGGCTGGCACGGCAGTTCCTGGACTATGAGCCCGGCATCCACTGGAGCCAGTTGCAGATGCAATCCGGCACCACGGGCATCAACACCACGCGGGTCTACAACCCCATCAAGCAGGCCCGTGACCATGACCCGCAGGGGCACTTCGTCAGGCACTGGCTGCCCGTCATGCGCCGGGTGCCGCCTGAGTGGCTGTTCGAACCCTGGCTGATGCCCGAAACCGTGCAGACTCGCTGCGGCCTGCGCGTCGGCGAAGACATCCCCGTGCCCTTGGTTGATCTCGCGGTCGCCACACGGGCAGCGAAAACCAGCGTGCATGCCCTGCGGGTCAGGCCGGAGATCAGGGCCGCTGTGGGCGAGATCGTTCACAAGCACGGCTCGCGCATGCACCGCGACGGCACCCGCTCACGTGCCACGCCGCGCCCCGTCAGACGCGAGGCCGATACGGCCGCAGCCGCATCGCACGGCAGCCCTCAACTCACGCTGGATTTTTGA
- the parC gene encoding DNA topoisomerase IV subunit A translates to MTQQTIDFNPPPPDGGESLTLAHYAERAYLEYALSVVKGRALPDVCDGQKPVQRRILYAMDRMGLSYSGNSGPKPVKSARVVGDVLGRYHPHGDTAAYDAMVRMAQDFALRYPLIDGQGNFGSRDGDGAAAMRYTEARLAPISRLLLDEIDMGTVDFIPNYDGSTEEPKQLPARLPFVLLNGASGIAVGLATEIPSHNLREVAAATVALIKNDRLPDDELFELIQGPDFPGGGQIISSAQDIQDAYRSGRGSLKVRARWKIEDMARGQWQLVVTELPHGTSTAKVLEEIEELTNPKIKSGKKALTAEQTQLKTTVLSVLDTVRDESSKDAPVRLVFEPKTRTIDQQELITTLLAHTSLETSSSINLTMVGADGKPTQKSLRQMLGEWIGFRMETVTRRTKYRLGKVLDRIHILEGRQLVLLNIDEVIHIIRNSDEPKAALIERFKLSDRQAEDILEIRLRQLARLEAIKIEQELAELKGEQAKLEDILNNPGVLKRTVIKEIEADAKQFGDERRTLIQAEKRAVAEVKVIDEPVTVVISLKGWVRARTGHGHDPASFAFKAGDGLYGTFECRTVDPMIVVGSNGRVYSVPVSALPGARGDGSPITTMIELESGTQPVHYLAGNVEQTLLFANTGGFGLLAKLGDLITRQKGGKGFLTLDEGDLVLPPVLVQPGHTQVACLAQGGRMLVFGLDELKLQSNGGRGLTLMEVDAKKDPLISVATVHNGVKVIGSGRGGKAKEEDVRNSAYTAHIGKRARKGKAVDAFQKVMRVLPLA, encoded by the coding sequence ATGACCCAACAGACCATCGATTTCAACCCGCCGCCCCCCGATGGCGGCGAATCCCTGACCCTGGCCCACTACGCCGAGCGGGCTTACCTGGAATACGCCCTGAGCGTGGTCAAGGGCCGCGCCTTGCCGGACGTGTGCGACGGCCAGAAGCCCGTGCAGCGCCGCATCCTGTACGCCATGGACCGCATGGGCCTGAGCTACTCGGGCAACAGCGGGCCCAAGCCGGTCAAGAGCGCCCGTGTGGTGGGCGACGTGCTGGGCCGTTATCACCCGCACGGCGACACCGCCGCCTACGACGCCATGGTGCGCATGGCGCAGGACTTCGCCCTGCGCTACCCCTTGATCGACGGCCAGGGTAACTTCGGCTCCCGCGATGGCGACGGCGCTGCCGCGATGCGTTACACGGAAGCCCGCCTGGCACCGATCTCCCGCCTGCTGCTCGACGAAATCGACATGGGCACGGTGGACTTCATCCCCAACTACGACGGCTCGACCGAAGAGCCCAAGCAGTTGCCCGCGCGCCTGCCCTTCGTGCTGCTCAACGGCGCCAGCGGCATCGCCGTAGGCCTGGCCACCGAGATCCCCAGCCACAACCTGCGTGAAGTGGCCGCGGCCACCGTGGCCCTGATCAAGAACGACCGCCTGCCTGACGACGAGCTGTTCGAGCTGATCCAGGGCCCGGACTTCCCCGGTGGCGGCCAGATCATCTCCAGCGCGCAGGACATCCAGGACGCCTACCGCAGTGGTCGTGGCAGCTTGAAGGTGCGCGCCCGCTGGAAGATCGAAGACATGGCGCGTGGCCAGTGGCAACTGGTGGTGACCGAGTTGCCACATGGCACCAGCACGGCCAAGGTGCTCGAAGAGATCGAGGAGCTCACCAACCCCAAGATCAAGAGCGGCAAGAAGGCCCTGACCGCCGAGCAGACCCAGCTCAAGACCACGGTGCTGTCGGTGCTGGACACAGTGCGCGACGAGTCCAGCAAGGACGCCCCCGTGCGCCTGGTGTTCGAGCCCAAGACCCGCACGATCGACCAGCAGGAGTTGATCACCACCTTGCTGGCCCACACCAGCCTGGAAACCTCTTCGTCCATCAACCTGACGATGGTCGGCGCCGATGGCAAGCCCACGCAAAAGAGCCTGCGCCAGATGCTGGGCGAGTGGATCGGCTTCCGCATGGAGACGGTCACCCGCCGCACCAAGTACCGCCTGGGCAAGGTGCTGGACCGCATCCACATCCTCGAAGGCCGCCAGCTTGTCCTGCTGAACATCGACGAGGTGATCCACATCATCCGCAACAGCGACGAGCCCAAGGCCGCGCTGATCGAGCGTTTCAAGCTCAGCGACCGCCAGGCCGAGGACATCCTGGAAATCCGCCTGCGTCAACTGGCGCGGCTGGAGGCGATCAAGATCGAGCAGGAGCTGGCGGAGCTCAAGGGCGAGCAAGCCAAGCTCGAAGACATCCTGAACAACCCCGGCGTGCTCAAGCGCACCGTGATCAAGGAAATCGAAGCCGATGCCAAGCAGTTTGGTGACGAGCGCCGCACCCTGATCCAGGCCGAGAAGCGCGCGGTGGCCGAGGTCAAGGTGATTGACGAGCCGGTGACGGTGGTCATCAGCCTCAAGGGCTGGGTGCGCGCCAGAACGGGCCATGGCCATGACCCGGCGAGCTTTGCTTTCAAGGCGGGCGATGGCCTTTACGGCACTTTCGAATGCCGCACCGTGGACCCGATGATCGTGGTCGGCAGCAATGGCCGTGTCTACAGCGTGCCCGTGAGTGCGCTGCCGGGTGCGCGCGGCGACGGCTCACCGATCACCACCATGATCGAGCTGGAATCGGGCACGCAGCCGGTGCACTACCTGGCAGGCAACGTCGAGCAGACGCTGCTGTTCGCCAACACCGGCGGCTTTGGCCTGCTGGCCAAGCTGGGCGACCTCATCACGCGCCAGAAGGGCGGCAAGGGCTTCCTGACGCTGGATGAAGGTGATCTGGTGCTGCCACCGGTTCTGGTGCAGCCGGGCCACACGCAGGTGGCCTGCCTGGCGCAAGGCGGCCGCATGCTGGTGTTCGGCCTGGACGAGCTCAAGCTGCAGTCCAACGGCGGGCGCGGCCTGACGCTGATGGAAGTCGATGCCAAGAAGGACCCGCTGATCTCGGTGGCCACTGTGCACAACGGCGTCAAGGTGATCGGTTCAGGCCGAGGAGGCAAGGCCAAGGAAGAGGACGTGCGCAACTCGGCCTATACGGCCCACATCGGCAAGCGCGCCCGCAAGGGCAAGGCCGTGGACGCCTTCCAGAAGGTGATGCGCGTGTTGCCGCTGGCCTGA
- a CDS encoding DUF4405 domain-containing protein, producing MQISREWATPLTMGAFVLMATTGILMFFHADIGLNKEAHEWLGWAMVAGVGAHALANISSFKRYFTKPAALGIVAVFLLILAASFFIQEEKDGKGGNPGRRATMAVLNAPISDIAPLAHQTPQALLADLQKAGFLIESTNQSLISVTGPEQANQFKALAVVFH from the coding sequence ATGCAGATCTCTCGCGAATGGGCCACGCCCCTCACCATGGGCGCGTTCGTCCTGATGGCCACCACCGGCATCCTGATGTTCTTCCACGCCGACATCGGCCTCAACAAGGAAGCGCATGAATGGCTGGGCTGGGCCATGGTCGCTGGCGTGGGCGCACATGCCCTGGCCAACATCAGCTCGTTCAAGCGCTACTTCACCAAGCCCGCAGCGTTGGGCATCGTGGCCGTGTTCCTGCTGATCCTGGCGGCTTCGTTCTTCATCCAGGAAGAGAAAGATGGCAAGGGCGGCAACCCCGGGCGGCGCGCCACCATGGCCGTGCTGAATGCACCGATCAGCGACATTGCGCCGCTGGCGCATCAGACACCACAAGCCCTGCTGGCCGACCTGCAAAAGGCCGGTTTCCTGATCGAGTCCACCAACCAGAGCCTGATCAGTGTCACGGGGCCCGAGCAAGCCAATCAGTTCAAGGCCTTGGCGGTGGTCTTTCACTGA
- a CDS encoding NAD(P)-dependent oxidoreductase: MTSLAGKTLFITGASRGIGKAIALRAARDGANIVVAAKTAEPDPRLPGTIHSAAEEIVAAGGKALPLVLDVRDEDQVREVVAKAAAHFGGIDILVNNASAINLTKTPETAAKRYDLMMDINVRGTFMCSQACLPHLEKAANPHILVLSPPISLQAKWFESHAAYTVSKFSMSMVAFGLAAELRAKGIAVNSLWPRTLIATSALNVAGSQLGTLGRTPEIMADAAYLILTRASREATGQFYLDEQVLRDAGVTDFERYLVTPGSTPMIDLYVEP, translated from the coding sequence ATGACATCCCTTGCAGGCAAGACACTGTTCATCACCGGCGCCAGCCGCGGCATCGGCAAGGCCATCGCCTTGCGTGCTGCGCGCGATGGCGCCAACATCGTGGTCGCCGCCAAGACCGCCGAGCCGGATCCGCGCCTGCCGGGTACGATCCATTCCGCTGCCGAGGAGATCGTGGCGGCCGGCGGCAAGGCTTTGCCCCTGGTGCTTGACGTGCGCGATGAGGACCAGGTACGCGAGGTGGTGGCCAAGGCCGCCGCGCACTTTGGTGGCATCGACATCCTGGTCAACAACGCCAGCGCCATCAACCTCACGAAGACGCCCGAGACCGCAGCCAAGCGCTATGACCTGATGATGGACATCAACGTGCGCGGCACCTTCATGTGTTCACAGGCCTGCCTGCCGCACCTGGAAAAAGCGGCCAACCCGCACATCCTGGTGCTGTCGCCACCCATCAGCCTGCAGGCCAAGTGGTTCGAGTCGCACGCGGCGTACACGGTGTCCAAGTTCAGCATGAGCATGGTGGCTTTCGGTCTGGCCGCCGAGCTGCGTGCCAAGGGCATTGCCGTCAATTCACTGTGGCCACGCACGCTGATCGCCACGTCGGCTTTGAACGTCGCCGGCTCTCAATTGGGCACCCTGGGCCGCACGCCCGAGATCATGGCGGATGCCGCCTACCTCATCCTCACCCGCGCCAGCCGCGAGGCCACTGGCCAGTTCTACCTGGATGAGCAGGTCTTGCGTGATGCTGGCGTGACCGACTTCGAGCGTTATCTGGTGACGCCGGGCAGCACGCCCATGATCGACCTGTACGTCGAGCCCTGA
- a CDS encoding bifunctional serine/threonine-protein kinase/universal stress protein, which yields MTPPGKLQAGEVIDQFKLKDKLHLGGMATLWDVEALQGDQDVPLIMKIPRIKGGEDPATIVGFEVEQMVMPMLSGPHVPRFVTKGDFIQQPYIVMERIQGESLRPRLDKAPLPFDEVADIGQRVAFALHELHKQHLVHLDVKPSNIMFRHTGEAVLVDFGLSSHAQLPDLLEEEFSLPMGTGPYMSPEQVQFIRNDPRSDLFALGVMLYHLTTGERPFGNPTSVSGLRKRLYTDAVPPRAHRPDTPPWLQEVIMRCLEVDPAKRYQTGAQLALDLQHPEQIPLTKRAEHTAPRGSLSNIKRWFKAMGAEPEAQANATQHVEHSPIIMVAIATKASTPELDKKLLATVRRIMQIEPGARLACVSVMKINRVGMDKLMDEEGNSLHVQQLVTIKHWARPLQQQLQLDEHRLTFHVLEATDTAHALVEFANKNQVDHIVMGARGNSALRRYLGSVSAQVVAEAECSVTVVRV from the coding sequence ATGACGCCACCTGGAAAACTGCAAGCCGGCGAGGTGATCGATCAATTCAAGCTGAAGGACAAGCTGCACTTGGGCGGCATGGCCACCTTGTGGGATGTGGAGGCGTTGCAAGGGGATCAGGATGTGCCCCTGATCATGAAGATCCCCCGCATCAAGGGCGGCGAGGATCCGGCCACCATCGTGGGTTTCGAGGTCGAGCAGATGGTGATGCCCATGCTCAGCGGGCCCCATGTGCCGCGCTTCGTGACCAAGGGCGACTTCATCCAGCAACCCTACATCGTGATGGAACGCATCCAGGGTGAATCCCTGCGCCCCAGGCTGGACAAGGCGCCCTTGCCTTTTGACGAGGTAGCCGATATCGGCCAGCGCGTGGCCTTCGCCTTGCACGAACTGCACAAGCAGCACCTGGTGCACCTGGACGTCAAGCCCAGCAACATCATGTTCCGCCACACGGGTGAGGCGGTGCTGGTGGACTTTGGTTTGTCCAGCCACGCACAGCTGCCCGACCTGCTGGAAGAAGAGTTTTCGCTGCCCATGGGCACGGGGCCGTACATGTCGCCCGAGCAGGTGCAGTTCATCCGCAACGACCCGCGCAGCGACCTGTTTGCGCTCGGCGTGATGCTCTACCACCTCACCACCGGCGAGCGCCCTTTTGGCAACCCCACCAGCGTGTCCGGCCTGCGCAAGCGCTTGTACACAGACGCCGTGCCGCCGCGCGCGCACCGCCCTGACACCCCCCCTTGGCTGCAGGAAGTGATCATGCGCTGCCTGGAGGTGGACCCGGCCAAGCGCTACCAGACCGGCGCCCAGCTCGCGCTGGATCTGCAACACCCGGAACAGATCCCCTTGACCAAACGAGCCGAGCACACGGCACCCAGAGGCAGCCTGAGCAACATCAAGCGCTGGTTCAAGGCCATGGGCGCCGAGCCCGAAGCACAGGCCAACGCCACCCAGCATGTCGAGCACAGCCCCATCATCATGGTGGCCATCGCGACCAAGGCCAGCACACCCGAGCTGGACAAGAAGCTGCTGGCCACCGTGCGGCGCATCATGCAGATCGAGCCGGGTGCGCGCCTGGCCTGCGTCAGCGTCATGAAGATCAACCGCGTGGGCATGGACAAGCTCATGGACGAAGAAGGCAACAGCCTGCATGTGCAGCAGCTGGTGACCATCAAGCATTGGGCGCGCCCGCTGCAACAACAACTGCAGCTGGACGAGCACCGCCTGACCTTCCATGTGCTGGAGGCCACGGACACGGCCCACGCGCTGGTCGAGTTCGCCAACAAGAACCAGGTGGACCACATCGTGATGGGCGCGCGCGGCAACTCGGCGCTGCGGCGCTACCTGGGCAGCGTGAGTGCGCAGGTGGTGGCCGAGGCGGAATGCTCGGTCACCGTGGTGCGGGTCTAG
- a CDS encoding metallophosphoesterase: protein MKLAILSDLHANRQATEAIWEHARQQGCERTVLLGDYVDYGADPVWVLDFVQQRVQEGAIALKGNHDDAIRHEGSHNMGEHVQESLTWTRQQLSAAHVAFIESLPLVAELDDCHFAHANLHAPSKWAYLDGRMEAVRSMQVSAHPFVFCGHMHQPCLYHLSATGKSGEFSPVDGTPIILSPMRRWLAIPGSVGQPRDGNPAACYAVFDTSSKQLTFHRVPYDHERAAQRILEAGLPMFLAQRLRDGR, encoded by the coding sequence ATGAAACTCGCGATCCTCTCAGACCTGCACGCCAATCGACAAGCCACGGAAGCCATCTGGGAACACGCCCGGCAACAAGGCTGTGAGCGTACCGTGTTGCTGGGTGACTACGTGGACTACGGGGCCGACCCCGTCTGGGTGCTGGACTTCGTGCAGCAAAGGGTTCAGGAAGGCGCCATTGCGCTCAAAGGCAACCACGACGATGCCATCCGCCACGAAGGTTCGCACAACATGGGCGAGCACGTTCAGGAGTCCCTGACCTGGACACGGCAGCAACTGAGCGCCGCCCACGTGGCCTTCATCGAATCGCTGCCGCTGGTGGCCGAACTGGACGACTGCCATTTCGCGCATGCCAACCTGCATGCGCCATCGAAATGGGCCTATCTGGACGGCCGCATGGAAGCCGTGCGCAGCATGCAGGTCAGCGCGCACCCCTTCGTGTTTTGCGGGCACATGCACCAGCCCTGCCTGTACCACCTGTCTGCAACGGGCAAGTCAGGCGAGTTCTCACCGGTGGACGGCACGCCCATCATCCTGTCACCCATGCGGCGCTGGCTGGCCATACCAGGCTCGGTCGGGCAGCCGCGTGATGGCAACCCTGCCGCCTGCTATGCCGTGTTCGACACCAGCAGCAAGCAGCTGACTTTCCACCGCGTGCCTTATGACCATGAACGGGCCGCGCAACGCATCCTCGAAGCGGGCTTGCCGATGTTCCTGGCGCAACGCCTGCGCGACGGGCGTTAG
- a CDS encoding H-NS histone family protein: MRTAEQEAVLRSVRKLVAFWQITADELAGIPEPVRVQEPVRVPVLKYRHPRTGETWDGEGAQPTWLREALTRQGYTVEELRLPQSESASEA; encoded by the coding sequence ATGAGAACAGCAGAACAAGAAGCCGTGCTGCGGTCGGTGCGCAAGCTCGTCGCTTTCTGGCAAATCACTGCGGACGAACTAGCTGGTATTCCTGAACCTGTGAGGGTCCAGGAGCCTGTGCGCGTGCCGGTGTTGAAATATCGGCACCCTCGCACCGGTGAAACCTGGGATGGCGAAGGTGCCCAGCCAACCTGGTTGCGCGAGGCTCTGACCCGTCAGGGTTACACCGTTGAAGAATTGCGCCTGCCTCAAAGCGAGAGCGCTTCCGAGGCCTGA